A genomic region of Leptospira mtsangambouensis contains the following coding sequences:
- a CDS encoding TlpA family protein disulfide reductase — MKIWKQLPYGWKVVSAFVFFFSTTLCFAYFKGRDTRPGVPIEILATTPTEANSWKGHPKVVYFWATWCTICKAYAPLLEANLKFLPKSTIFLSVLEAEDSEETKDIMTKLTPDAKHPIYAADYRMLKEWRISAYPTTVFLNEDGQVVFSDTGILSPIGFWLRSFLLRFF, encoded by the coding sequence ATGAAAATTTGGAAGCAGTTACCGTATGGATGGAAGGTGGTCTCCGCCTTTGTTTTCTTTTTTTCGACCACCCTTTGTTTTGCATACTTTAAGGGAAGGGACACACGTCCCGGTGTGCCCATCGAAATCCTTGCCACCACTCCCACAGAAGCCAATTCCTGGAAGGGGCATCCCAAGGTAGTGTATTTTTGGGCGACTTGGTGCACCATCTGCAAAGCCTACGCCCCCCTTTTAGAAGCCAATTTGAAGTTTTTACCAAAATCCACAATCTTCCTCTCTGTTTTAGAAGCAGAGGATTCCGAAGAAACCAAAGACATCATGACAAAACTCACTCCTGATGCCAAACATCCCATTTATGCTGCCGACTACAGAATGTTAAAGGAATGGAGGATTTCTGCTTATCCTACGACTGTTTTTTTGAATGAAGATGGGCAGGTTGTGTTTTCAGATACAGGAATCTTAAGCCCAATTGGATTTTGGCTCCGTTCTTTTCTTTTGCGCTTTTTCTAA
- a CDS encoding amidohydrolase family protein, producing the protein MTYSILFQSGSVHRNGKLETNDLLVEGEKISRIETNLSPNNGSFTISLKGKKVYPGFVNSHDHLLASYLPKVGGNEKHKSWLSYDNLYKSSGVFAERQQIDPEILYYLGAYKNLFAGVTTVFDHIPHYIQNPFRGILPVKLISDYTLAHSIGNYSLGWGEGPALEYRMAEHAGLPFVTHLAEGLDDDSKQSLRLLEKMDALGGHSVLVHCLPFGPKEVEKILEKGASVVWCPTSNLHIFGKTTNIKLFLDMGVNVCLGTDYSPSGAVNLLEELKTAKSIYFGLYGEELPETTLLKMVTENPRKAFRLGNPDALMPGLSADLLIINDDKKATEVNLSDLSFQQIDLVVVDGYPIYGSEEYRSLFLHFGLETEELSFSGKKKLVAGSPKKLLKQVSDSVGYKKSLAFLPNF; encoded by the coding sequence ATGACATACTCGATTCTCTTCCAATCAGGTTCTGTTCATCGGAATGGAAAATTAGAAACGAATGATCTCCTTGTAGAGGGAGAAAAAATTTCGAGAATTGAAACCAACCTTTCACCAAACAATGGTTCTTTCACCATTTCACTCAAAGGAAAAAAAGTTTATCCAGGTTTTGTCAATTCCCATGACCATCTACTTGCCAGTTATCTCCCCAAAGTAGGTGGAAACGAAAAACACAAATCTTGGTTGTCCTATGATAATTTGTATAAAAGCTCCGGTGTCTTTGCAGAACGACAACAAATAGATCCTGAAATTTTATATTATCTTGGTGCTTATAAAAATCTTTTTGCCGGTGTCACAACTGTTTTTGATCACATCCCCCATTACATTCAAAATCCATTTCGGGGCATTTTACCTGTTAAACTCATCTCCGATTACACTTTGGCTCATTCTATTGGAAATTATAGTTTGGGTTGGGGAGAGGGTCCGGCTCTCGAATACAGAATGGCAGAACATGCAGGACTTCCTTTTGTCACCCATCTTGCAGAAGGATTAGATGATGATTCCAAACAATCCCTTCGTCTTTTAGAAAAAATGGATGCCCTTGGCGGACATTCTGTACTCGTACATTGTTTGCCTTTTGGACCAAAAGAAGTGGAAAAAATTCTAGAAAAAGGTGCCTCTGTTGTTTGGTGTCCCACTTCGAACCTTCATATCTTTGGTAAAACAACCAATATCAAACTCTTTTTGGATATGGGAGTTAACGTTTGTTTGGGGACAGATTATTCACCAAGTGGGGCAGTAAATCTTTTAGAAGAATTAAAAACAGCAAAATCGATTTATTTCGGGTTGTATGGAGAAGAATTACCCGAAACTACATTACTAAAAATGGTCACAGAAAACCCAAGGAAAGCGTTTCGATTAGGAAATCCTGATGCACTCATGCCTGGTCTATCTGCCGATTTACTCATAATAAACGATGATAAAAAAGCAACTGAGGTCAATCTGTCCGATCTTTCTTTCCAACAAATCGATTTAGTTGTGGTTGATGGATATCCAATTTATGGTTCAGAAGAATACCGATCTCTCTTTTTACATTTTGGTTTAGAAACGGAAGAATTATCATTTAGTGGTAAAAAGAAATTGGTTGCAGGTTCACCAAAAAAACTCTTGAAACAAGTTTCTGACAGTGTCGGTTATAAAAAGAGTTTGGCTTTTTTACCTAATTTTTGA
- a CDS encoding MarR family winged helix-turn-helix transcriptional regulator, producing the protein MSETLLLMRRFLSEEFIKKRIGMRFEEWMSLLPLSESESLNQKELSERLVKDKTTISRLVDGWVKKNWVKREISETDKRQYNLRFTKKGKDVWEKGLPIIASADFVFRKDLTETDEKELYLLLFKIQSSVQLFGKERSNH; encoded by the coding sequence ATGAGCGAAACTTTGCTTTTAATGCGCCGGTTTCTTTCGGAAGAATTTATCAAAAAAAGAATTGGGATGCGGTTTGAAGAATGGATGTCACTTCTTCCTTTGTCAGAATCGGAAAGTTTAAACCAAAAGGAATTGAGTGAAAGGCTGGTAAAAGACAAAACCACGATTTCGAGACTCGTGGATGGTTGGGTCAAAAAAAATTGGGTGAAACGTGAAATCTCAGAAACCGACAAACGCCAATACAATCTACGATTTACCAAAAAGGGAAAAGATGTTTGGGAAAAGGGTCTTCCCATCATCGCATCGGCAGATTTTGTTTTTCGAAAGGACCTAACAGAAACAGACGAAAAAGAGCTTTATTTATTACTTTTTAAAATCCAATCCTCAGTCCAACTTTTTGGCAAAGAGAGATCCAACCACTAG
- a CDS encoding LIC_10271 family cell wall hydrolase: MRNLRYFLFFLGIVFVSPTSSKQSPKPELTSNYRVVKGDSWFGIARKFKVSAETLAKLNGRTTSENLYERELLRIPNGNEKISVSSPESLIKEKPSYPLDRKERVVKKFSELTYDPHKGIQFQRGNSSLVRASLPGKVVHVDYMDGYENFVILEHQNGLYSVYGNLERIQVTEGQQVKSKDRLGILAKDKGLYFQMNKQKQSLNPERILEVGI; the protein is encoded by the coding sequence ATGCGAAATCTTCGATACTTTCTATTTTTTTTGGGCATCGTTTTTGTATCCCCCACTTCCTCCAAACAAAGTCCAAAACCAGAGCTCACTTCCAATTACCGTGTGGTCAAAGGGGATTCATGGTTTGGAATCGCTCGAAAATTCAAAGTTTCAGCGGAAACCTTAGCCAAGTTAAATGGTCGTACCACAAGTGAAAATCTTTATGAAAGAGAACTGCTAAGGATTCCGAATGGAAACGAAAAGATTTCTGTTTCCTCCCCCGAATCACTCATCAAAGAAAAACCCTCTTATCCTCTGGACAGGAAGGAAAGAGTCGTCAAAAAATTTTCTGAACTCACTTATGACCCTCACAAAGGAATCCAATTTCAAAGAGGCAACTCTTCTCTTGTTCGGGCGAGTTTACCCGGGAAAGTAGTCCATGTCGATTATATGGACGGGTATGAAAACTTTGTCATCCTAGAACACCAAAATGGACTCTATTCCGTTTACGGAAACTTGGAACGAATCCAGGTAACTGAAGGCCAACAAGTGAAATCAAAAGACAGGTTGGGAATCTTAGCAAAAGACAAAGGCCTGTATTTCCAAATGAACAAACAAAAACAAAGTTTAAATCCTGAACGAATTTTGGAGGTAGGAATTTAA
- the prmC gene encoding peptide chain release factor N(5)-glutamine methyltransferase: MAEQPGTLLYYLKRSAEFLEKKEIPNPRVDAEWILSDLLNLPRIKLYSQFEMPLGQKEIDIYRERIVERSKRKPVAYITGKKGFHKFEYLVTEDVLIPRPETEELVDYLWKKKEELSFTEPSPLQIWDLCSGSGCIGLSLTQLLPTSVVTLSDLSEKAIGVSRRNSEKYNLDERTNFYVSDLDAEIPKELLFDLIVSNPPYIPESEKPEIMPDVLDYEPHLALFVSDFKEFHKRLLSVVFSRLNPGGKLMMETHPLYIEELEEMAKGLGFIGTKKILDSSKKERFLFAEAPHSS, from the coding sequence ATGGCGGAACAACCAGGAACCCTACTTTATTATTTAAAACGATCTGCAGAATTTCTGGAAAAAAAGGAAATTCCAAATCCCCGTGTGGACGCCGAATGGATCCTTTCCGATCTTTTAAATCTCCCACGTATCAAACTCTATTCCCAGTTTGAAATGCCGCTTGGCCAAAAAGAAATCGACATTTACCGCGAACGAATTGTAGAACGAAGCAAAAGAAAACCTGTCGCTTACATCACTGGTAAAAAAGGATTTCATAAATTTGAATACTTGGTAACAGAAGATGTCCTCATCCCAAGGCCCGAAACAGAAGAACTTGTGGACTACCTTTGGAAAAAAAAAGAAGAGCTATCCTTCACTGAACCAAGTCCTTTACAAATTTGGGATCTATGTTCGGGGAGTGGTTGTATTGGCCTTAGTCTCACACAACTTCTACCAACGAGTGTTGTGACTCTCTCCGACCTTTCGGAAAAAGCAATTGGTGTCAGTCGTCGCAATTCTGAAAAATACAACTTAGACGAGAGAACTAATTTTTATGTTTCTGATTTGGACGCAGAGATCCCCAAAGAATTATTATTTGATTTGATAGTCTCCAATCCCCCTTATATTCCAGAATCAGAAAAACCAGAAATTATGCCGGATGTCCTCGATTATGAACCGCATCTGGCACTCTTTGTATCTGATTTTAAAGAATTCCACAAACGATTGTTATCTGTAGTATTTAGTCGATTAAATCCAGGTGGGAAACTCATGATGGAAACCCATCCTTTGTACATAGAAGAACTAGAAGAGATGGCAAAAGGGTTGGGTTTTATCGGGACTAAAAAAATCTTAGACAGCTCTAAGAAAGAACGTTTCCTCTTCGCCGAAGCCCCGCATTCATCCTAG
- a CDS encoding TrkH family potassium uptake protein — protein sequence MPLAHFNRFFRTLSFARVVCLGFFAAILLGSFALYISELGELSYVDSFYLSASSICVTGLSPVPLSGLEHSTHWIMLFLIQLGGLGIISFTVIVGFLITQGISRNARFNAFVGAAIDTQAETESLATNEVNRMLLSIINISFSLEILGAIGLYLHMPDGVEGGNTRWFFSLFTAISSFNNAGFSITDDLSALRLDPFSLYIVSGLVIFGGIGFPVIILLEKFLLTVFVRIVYRIEVMAETLMMEKALKTGNVPRFLLLPAQFSAFLENRIEDYNKHLRGETTRIQSKLLVYGSFTLLLFGFVGIYFLEKSNPHTFHGLALVDKISNAFFMSVCSRTAGFSTMDLGHLNDATVIIITVLMFIGGGPQGTAGGIKITTFVLLLAYLKNVIQPSKPVMLFGETVSKNSVAVAIRVYFLATIALAFVFIFLGILDQNQHSLHVIFFELISSFSTVGFSLNLTSQLGDIEKLFYAAVMYVGRVGIFTVLIAATGHSGVPKMGTVDDGVKIQVG from the coding sequence ATGCCACTAGCGCACTTCAATCGATTTTTTCGAACACTGTCCTTTGCCCGAGTGGTTTGTTTGGGGTTTTTTGCCGCCATCCTCCTTGGTTCCTTTGCCCTTTATATTTCGGAACTTGGGGAACTTTCCTACGTAGACAGTTTTTATCTTTCGGCATCTTCCATTTGTGTGACTGGACTTTCTCCCGTCCCACTTTCCGGATTAGAACATTCTACCCATTGGATTATGCTCTTTCTCATCCAGTTGGGAGGACTTGGGATCATTAGTTTTACAGTGATAGTTGGGTTTCTCATCACCCAAGGAATTTCTAGGAATGCCCGTTTTAATGCCTTTGTCGGAGCGGCCATCGACACCCAAGCCGAAACGGAATCCCTTGCCACAAATGAAGTCAATCGGATGTTACTCTCCATCATCAATATTTCTTTTTCCTTAGAAATTTTAGGAGCCATTGGACTTTATTTGCATATGCCAGATGGAGTGGAGGGAGGAAACACTCGTTGGTTTTTTTCTTTGTTCACGGCTATCTCTTCCTTCAATAACGCTGGTTTTTCGATTACAGATGATCTGAGTGCTTTGCGCCTGGATCCATTTTCATTGTACATTGTTTCAGGCCTTGTGATTTTTGGAGGGATTGGATTTCCAGTGATCATTCTTTTGGAAAAATTCCTTCTCACTGTGTTTGTGCGGATTGTATATCGCATTGAAGTGATGGCAGAAACTCTGATGATGGAGAAGGCATTAAAAACAGGAAATGTTCCTAGGTTTTTGTTACTTCCAGCTCAGTTCTCTGCATTTTTAGAAAACAGGATTGAAGACTATAACAAACATTTACGGGGTGAAACCACAAGAATCCAATCCAAACTTTTGGTGTATGGATCTTTCACTTTACTCTTGTTTGGTTTTGTTGGGATTTATTTTTTAGAAAAATCAAACCCACATACCTTCCATGGGTTAGCACTTGTGGATAAAATCTCCAATGCTTTTTTTATGTCTGTCTGTTCCCGTACGGCTGGTTTTTCGACAATGGATCTTGGTCATTTAAATGATGCCACAGTGATCATCATTACAGTTCTTATGTTTATTGGTGGTGGACCCCAAGGAACCGCCGGTGGTATTAAAATTACCACCTTTGTTCTGTTACTTGCCTATTTGAAAAATGTAATCCAACCTTCCAAACCGGTGATGTTGTTTGGGGAGACCGTTTCCAAAAACTCTGTGGCAGTTGCCATTCGTGTTTACTTTCTTGCCACCATTGCTCTCGCATTTGTCTTTATTTTTCTTGGAATTTTGGACCAAAACCAACACTCACTCCATGTCATTTTTTTCGAACTTATCTCTTCTTTTTCCACAGTTGGTTTTAGTTTGAACTTAACATCCCAACTCGGGGACATCGAAAAGTTATTTTATGCAGCCGTCATGTATGTGGGTCGAGTGGGCATTTTTACCGTCCTCATTGCTGCCACTGGACACTCCGGAGTTCCTAAAATGGGAACAGTTGATGACGGCGTGAAAATCCAAGTCGGTTAG
- the fusA gene encoding elongation factor G, which produces MTSATETKRDPKLERIRNIGISAHIDSGKTTLTERILFYTNKIHAIHEVRGKDGVGATMDSMDLERERGITIQSAATYATWKDITINIIDTPGHVDFTIEVERSLRVLDSAIMVLCGVAGVQSQSITVDRQMKRYSVPRVAFINKLDRTGANPWRVIEQLREKLHLNAHAVQLPIGLENDLKGIVDLVEMKAYYFEGPNGQDIKITDIPDELKDQANEKREALLDAVSLFSDELTEEMLEGAPTEARIREAIRRGVLALKFVPVFMGSAFKNKGVQRLLDGVADYLASPYDVENKAKEIGNEENEFNLESDPEKPLVCLAFKLEDGRYGQLTYVRVYQGRLEKGMTIYNSSNNKRHNIGRLVRMHSNDMEDITKAEAGDIVALFGIDCASGDTFTDGKAKVTMESMFVPNPVISLTIECKESKQLPNLAKALNRFTKEDPTFQTEIDKESGQTIIKGMGELHLEVYIERMKREYGVDLVTGAPQVAYRETITKSADFDYTHKKQTGGQGQFSRVAGFIEPIPQEEGKDYEFVDKIVGGSIPREYIGSCDKGFRSCLERGSLIGFPIIGVRCVINDGAYHDVDSSDMAFQIGARYGFRQGFGKAAPIILEPIMRVEVEGPTEFQGAILASVNQRRGMILNTTEENGYAKIEAEVPLADMFGYSTVLRSSTQGKAEFAMEFSKYAPVPRNVADELMKKYKVNNKEEE; this is translated from the coding sequence ATGACCTCTGCGACAGAAACAAAACGCGACCCTAAATTGGAAAGAATCCGTAACATCGGAATTTCCGCGCACATTGACTCGGGTAAAACAACCCTTACTGAACGTATTTTATTTTATACGAACAAAATCCACGCCATCCACGAAGTACGTGGTAAAGACGGTGTGGGTGCTACTATGGACAGTATGGACCTCGAAAGAGAAAGAGGGATCACAATCCAATCAGCGGCAACTTATGCCACTTGGAAAGACATTACCATCAACATCATCGACACTCCGGGCCACGTTGACTTTACCATCGAAGTAGAACGTTCCCTTCGTGTACTTGACTCTGCGATTATGGTTCTTTGTGGGGTTGCTGGTGTTCAGTCACAATCCATCACTGTTGACCGTCAGATGAAACGTTATAGCGTTCCGCGTGTTGCTTTTATCAACAAACTTGATAGAACTGGTGCAAACCCTTGGCGCGTGATCGAACAACTTCGTGAAAAACTCCATCTCAATGCACACGCTGTACAACTTCCGATCGGTTTGGAAAACGACCTGAAAGGGATTGTTGACTTAGTCGAGATGAAAGCGTATTATTTCGAAGGTCCAAACGGACAAGATATCAAAATCACTGATATCCCTGACGAGTTAAAAGACCAAGCAAACGAAAAACGCGAGGCTCTTCTTGATGCAGTTTCTCTTTTCAGTGATGAACTCACAGAAGAGATGTTAGAAGGTGCGCCAACAGAAGCACGAATCAGAGAAGCGATTCGTCGTGGGGTTCTTGCACTTAAATTTGTTCCTGTATTTATGGGTTCTGCCTTTAAAAACAAAGGGGTTCAAAGACTTCTTGATGGAGTTGCTGATTACCTTGCATCTCCTTACGATGTTGAGAACAAAGCAAAAGAAATCGGAAACGAAGAAAACGAATTCAACTTAGAATCAGATCCAGAAAAACCATTAGTTTGTCTCGCATTCAAACTAGAAGATGGTCGTTATGGTCAGTTAACTTACGTTCGTGTTTACCAAGGTAGACTCGAAAAAGGGATGACTATTTATAACTCATCTAACAACAAACGCCACAACATTGGACGTCTTGTTCGTATGCACTCCAACGATATGGAAGATATCACAAAAGCAGAAGCTGGGGATATCGTTGCTCTATTCGGTATTGATTGTGCCTCTGGGGATACCTTCACTGATGGAAAAGCAAAAGTGACTATGGAGTCCATGTTTGTTCCGAACCCGGTAATTTCTCTTACCATTGAATGTAAAGAGTCTAAACAACTTCCAAACCTTGCGAAGGCACTCAACCGATTCACTAAGGAAGATCCTACCTTCCAAACAGAAATCGATAAAGAGTCTGGACAAACCATCATCAAAGGAATGGGAGAACTCCACCTCGAAGTTTATATCGAACGTATGAAACGTGAATACGGAGTGGATCTAGTCACAGGAGCACCACAGGTTGCTTACCGTGAAACCATCACTAAGTCTGCGGATTTTGATTACACTCATAAAAAACAAACGGGTGGTCAAGGTCAGTTCTCTCGTGTGGCTGGTTTTATCGAACCAATCCCACAAGAAGAAGGAAAGGACTACGAATTCGTAGATAAAATCGTGGGTGGTTCCATCCCTCGTGAATACATCGGATCTTGTGACAAAGGTTTCCGTTCTTGTTTAGAAAGAGGATCCCTCATTGGATTCCCTATCATCGGAGTTCGTTGTGTGATCAATGACGGTGCTTACCATGATGTGGATTCATCAGATATGGCATTCCAAATTGGTGCTCGTTACGGGTTCCGCCAAGGATTTGGAAAAGCAGCCCCTATCATCCTCGAACCAATCATGAGAGTGGAAGTAGAAGGCCCAACTGAATTCCAAGGAGCGATCCTTGCTTCGGTAAACCAAAGACGTGGTATGATCTTAAACACAACCGAAGAAAACGGTTATGCTAAGATCGAAGCGGAAGTTCCTCTTGCAGACATGTTTGGTTACTCCACAGTGCTTCGTTCCTCTACTCAAGGAAAGGCTGAGTTTGCTATGGAATTTTCCAAGTATGCTCCCGTTCCAAGAAACGTAGCGGACGAGCTTATGAAAAAATACAAGGTCAACAACAAAGAAGAAGAATAA
- a CDS encoding tetratricopeptide repeat protein, whose protein sequence is MSGPIVRNYKGGSIVYFEKDKAEDIFVLQKGRVVLTYTNINGVELKEDVKLGEFFGVKSAIGRYPREETAQVIGAATVLVFKVPEFEKFVSDKTHLIIKMLKVFSSQLRQVHRQVREILGQGEAKNPAFELMNVAEVFYKNGNFEHAAYAFEKYLQHYPDGMYTDRARQLVDLARKKTPFPLTIQELVYKPEPGAQAGKLQEMLKTMAVPSQNSGSNIDPNSILSQYDKASTLMNAGKYAESIDLFKTVSERTDSVTQEEEQFVENSLFYMGKSSFKAKDYPGAISHFSSFIKKYPKGLLLKENLYHLALATEASGEKEKAKQLFQKVTQMPPLDDSISEDAKSKLKGGK, encoded by the coding sequence TTGTCAGGTCCCATAGTACGTAATTACAAAGGAGGTTCCATCGTCTACTTCGAGAAAGACAAGGCGGAGGATATCTTTGTACTACAAAAAGGTCGTGTTGTACTAACTTACACGAATATCAACGGTGTGGAACTGAAAGAGGATGTAAAACTCGGTGAGTTTTTCGGAGTGAAGAGTGCCATCGGTCGTTATCCTAGAGAAGAGACGGCACAAGTCATAGGAGCCGCTACAGTTCTTGTCTTCAAAGTCCCCGAATTCGAGAAATTTGTCTCAGACAAAACCCATCTCATCATCAAAATGCTCAAAGTGTTCTCAAGCCAACTCCGCCAGGTCCACCGCCAGGTTAGGGAAATCCTCGGACAAGGAGAAGCCAAGAACCCCGCTTTTGAACTGATGAACGTTGCAGAAGTTTTTTATAAAAATGGAAACTTTGAACACGCAGCTTACGCTTTCGAAAAATACTTACAACATTATCCAGACGGAATGTACACTGACCGAGCTCGCCAACTTGTTGATTTGGCTCGTAAAAAAACGCCTTTCCCCCTCACCATACAAGAGTTAGTTTATAAGCCGGAACCTGGAGCCCAAGCAGGGAAACTTCAGGAAATGTTAAAAACGATGGCTGTCCCATCCCAAAACTCTGGATCCAACATCGACCCCAATTCCATTCTTTCCCAATATGATAAGGCCTCAACTCTTATGAATGCAGGAAAGTATGCGGAGTCCATCGATCTATTCAAAACGGTATCAGAGAGAACAGATTCTGTTACCCAAGAAGAAGAACAGTTTGTCGAAAACTCTTTATTTTATATGGGTAAGTCTAGTTTCAAAGCCAAGGACTATCCTGGAGCGATTTCCCATTTTTCTAGTTTTATTAAAAAATACCCCAAAGGTCTTTTACTAAAAGAAAACCTTTACCACCTAGCACTTGCTACAGAGGCTTCGGGGGAAAAAGAAAAAGCCAAACAGTTATTCCAAAAGGTAACGCAAATGCCACCTTTGGATGATAGTATCTCAGAAGATGCTAAATCCAAACTCAAAGGAGGCAAATAG
- a CDS encoding decaprenyl-phosphate phosphoribosyltransferase — MIYLYLKLMRVPQWVKNIILFAGLIFSKKIFELPSFTKVCLAFFCFSLVASCQYVFNDFLDQKEDAKHPEKKHRPLASGELDSGIALAITGVILPVALIGAYKLSPVFFYLTIFYLFFNMLYSKVLKHIVILDVMSISIGFVLRAIAGAVVIGVEFSHWLLLCTFMLALFWGFSKRRGEINILKTDAGKHRKILEEYSIEFLDLMMAVVATLTLVSYVMYTVSPETAKSLGTPYMVYTVPIVVYAIFRSLYIIYIKNMGHNPTKAILTDVSVLVSGFIWLLLILFLMFGNISGQTPVLQ, encoded by the coding sequence ATGATCTACCTATACCTCAAATTGATGCGTGTCCCTCAGTGGGTAAAAAATATTATCCTATTTGCCGGATTGATTTTTTCTAAAAAAATCTTTGAACTCCCTTCATTCACAAAAGTTTGTTTGGCCTTTTTTTGTTTTTCACTGGTGGCAAGTTGCCAATACGTTTTTAATGATTTTTTAGATCAAAAAGAGGATGCAAAACATCCAGAGAAAAAACATAGACCACTTGCCAGCGGAGAATTGGACTCTGGCATTGCATTAGCAATTACAGGAGTCATTTTACCAGTAGCTCTCATTGGTGCTTATAAACTTTCTCCTGTTTTCTTTTATCTCACAATCTTCTACTTATTCTTTAATATGTTATACAGTAAGGTTTTGAAACACATTGTGATTTTGGATGTGATGAGTATCTCCATTGGATTTGTGTTACGTGCCATTGCGGGTGCGGTTGTCATTGGAGTCGAGTTTTCTCATTGGTTGTTACTTTGTACTTTTATGTTGGCACTCTTCTGGGGATTTTCCAAACGTAGAGGTGAGATCAATATCCTAAAAACTGATGCAGGGAAACATAGAAAAATTTTGGAAGAGTATTCCATTGAGTTTTTGGATTTGATGATGGCTGTGGTTGCCACCTTAACTCTTGTGAGTTATGTGATGTATACGGTGAGTCCCGAAACTGCCAAAAGTTTAGGAACCCCTTATATGGTGTATACAGTTCCTATTGTTGTGTATGCAATCTTTCGTTCCCTCTATATCATTTATATAAAGAACATGGGTCATAACCCAACCAAAGCCATCCTCACAGATGTCAGTGTTCTTGTTTCTGGGTTTATTTGGTTACTCCTCATCTTATTTTTAATGTTTGGGAACATATCGGGCCAAACCCCAGTCTTACAATAG
- a CDS encoding Crp/Fnr family transcriptional regulator, giving the protein MLEAMFGKFGKVFQPNEVLFCEYEPGNDFYLIKEGKVKITKTIGTSIKTLDVLEAGDILGEMAILEEQPRSATAIAVTEVKALNFNRANFEMLMTKNPALAMKLLHIFSFRIYDQKRRLMILLMDDIIGKVCDVFVMLYEKQYNNDVYNEIILSATVDDIANWCAQPVGEVQKVLMQYVKTGKLDLYPDKIVIHNISDFQRIVNQKRKPT; this is encoded by the coding sequence ATGTTAGAAGCCATGTTTGGAAAGTTTGGAAAGGTATTTCAACCGAACGAAGTATTGTTTTGTGAATACGAACCTGGAAATGACTTTTATTTAATCAAAGAAGGAAAAGTCAAAATCACAAAAACCATTGGAACCAGTATCAAAACCTTGGATGTTTTGGAAGCTGGGGATATTTTGGGAGAGATGGCCATTTTGGAAGAACAACCTCGTTCTGCCACTGCCATTGCTGTGACTGAAGTGAAAGCCCTGAACTTCAACCGTGCGAATTTCGAAATGTTAATGACGAAAAACCCGGCCCTTGCCATGAAACTCCTTCATATTTTTTCCTTTCGGATTTATGACCAAAAACGCCGCCTCATGATCCTACTTATGGATGATATCATTGGAAAGGTATGCGACGTCTTTGTGATGTTATACGAAAAGCAGTATAACAATGATGTATATAACGAAATCATCCTTTCTGCCACTGTGGATGACATTGCCAATTGGTGTGCCCAACCTGTAGGCGAAGTCCAAAAGGTCCTCATGCAATATGTAAAAACAGGCAAACTAGATCTCTATCCGGATAAAATTGTTATTCACAATATCTCCGATTTCCAAAGGATAGTGAATCAGAAACGTAAACCTACGTAA